TCGCTGAGCCTGTCGAAGGGTCCGACGCCGGGGCCCACGTGCGCTGCGCCGCGTCGAACGCCGCCGCCACGGCATCCCGGTTCGACGCGTTCGCGATGACGAGGAAGTAGTCCTCCCCGGTGCGGTAGACGATCACGTCGTCGACGATCCCCCCGCTCTCGGCCAGGACCAAGGAGTACTTCGCCTTGCCGACCTTCATCGTCGAGATACGGCCGGCGAGCACGTAGTCGAGGAAGTCCCCGGCGCGACCGCCCTGCACCCAGAACTCCGCCATGTGCGAGATGTCGAACAGGCCGGCAGCCTGGCGCACGGCGTGGTGCTCGGCGAGGTCGGAGGTGTAGCGCACGGGCATGTTCCAGCCGCCGAAGTCGGTGAACGAGGCGCCGAGGGCCTCGTGCCGGTCGTGCAGCGGAGAAGAGCGGGGCGGAGCAGGGATGTCGGTCATGAGTTCAGCCGTTCGCGAGGACGGACAGACGCCGGGCGACGCCTGAAGAACTCCCCCTCTGTCATGAGCCTGAGAGTTTCGTCGCGCGTCGTGCGTGACTTTCACCGTCGGCGGACCCGGCGCCGTGCACCCGGATCACTTTCCAGAGTGGCCCGATCGACGCGGTACGCGTACCTGAGAGATTGGCGGGGAGGCTTGCTCCTTCGGTGCCCGGCAGTGTTCGCCGGAGCTCTCCCGCATCGATCATGGGGCCGGTGTGGACTTGTGGGGTCAGCCTACCGGAGCGGTGGGCCGGGGTGAGCATTCCGGTGCACCGGATGGGGTGCGGCTGATCCCGCTCGTCGGACCGCGCGCGGCCGGGCCGCGGGTGCGCGGCGGCGAGGCCGGGCGGCGGACTCCACCGCCGGCCGGCCGCGGGTGCGCGGCGGCGAGGCCGGGCGGCGGACTCCACCGTGCGCGCGGGGCGCGACCTCAGCCTCGCGTGCAGCTACCGGACGCCACGGGGGCGGAGAGCGCGTCGATCTGCGCCAGCACGGGCTCGAGCTCGACAGGCGTCATGGCGTACCCGACGTTGTCGTCGGTGTCCGAGCGGGCGAAGACCAGACCCGCGATCTCGCCGCTCGTCGTGAGCAGCGGGCCACCCGAGTTGCCGGGACGCACGATCGCGGCGAGCGCGTAGATGTCGCGCGGCGACGAGGAGGAGTCGTAGATGTCGGGGACGGGCACGGTGCCCTCGGAGAGCACCTGGGCGCTTCCGGAGGTGAAGGGACCACCGCCCGGGTACCCCTGCACCACGGCGGACGACCCGACGCTCAGGGTCGACGCGAGCGGAAGAGGCGCGGCATCCAGCTGATCGACGGCGATGACGGCGACGTCGTCGATCGGGTCGAAGTACACCACCCTCCCCTCGCGCGCGGGTCGACCGGGAAGCTCCACGACCGGGGTGTCCACGCCGGCGACGACGTGCGCGTTCGTGACGACGCGGTCGGCGGCGACGACGAAGCCGGACCCGCTCGAGGTCACACCGCACGCGTATGCGGTGCCCGAGATCCGGGCCACCGACTGAGCGGCCTGGGCCAGCGCGGGGTCGTCGAGCGCGATCTGCGGTGTGCTCGGCACCGGACCGATCTGGATCAGCTGGCCGAGCCGCGGGATGCCCTCGGCGAAGACGGACCCGCGCAGATCGGCGAGGGCGCTGCGCACGGGCGCCGGGGTGAGGTCGTCGATCGTGCGGACGACAGCGGACGACCCGAGGGCAGCGGACACGCCGGGGACGCCGACGGGCACGAGCGAACCGGCCGCGAACGAGATGACGAGGGCGGCGGCGGCGAGGTTGACCACTCCGCCGAGGAGACGCTCGGGCACGCGCAGCTTGATGCGATCGGCCCCGCGGCGGAAGAAGCCGCCGACGGCGCTTCCGAGGCCCGATCCGATGAGCAGCAGCACGATGCCGGTGGCGATCATGGCCGGCCCGCGCCACATGGGCGACGTCACCCACTGTCCGACGAACGGCGTGGCCCAGTACGCCGCGATCGCCCCGAGCGCGAGACCGGCGAAGAAGCCGATCGTGGCGAGGAACCCGCGGGTGAGCCCCACGATGAGTGCGACCGCCAGAAGGGCGATCAGAACGATGTCGATGACCGGCATCCGACCTCCTGAGTGCCTTCCGAGACTAAGCCGCGGATCTGGGAGAACCCTTTCGGCGCGCGGGCTCTGCTCGCGGGTGGCCCCGGGGCGGCGGAAGTGGCCCCGGGGCCACCCACGAGCACCAGCCACGAACGACCCCGGCGCCACCCCCGGACTCCGATCCCACATGGCCCCGGGGCGACAGAAGTGGCCCCGGGACCACCCAGGAGCACCAGCCACGAACGACCCCGGCGCCACCCCCGGACTCCGATCACACATGGCCCCGGGGCGACAGAAGTGGCCCCGGGGCCACCCGCGCCCATTCGCCCAGCGCATCCGCCGCGCAACGCGACGATCGGCGGGATTCGCCCTTCGGGTCGCAATGACACTAAGATCGACGGCGGAGATATGGTCACCATGACACGAACCCCTCAGCCCGAGTCCCGCGACGCCGACGTGCGCGTCGCGGTGTCGACCGTGATCTTCAGCGTCCGCCGCGACGCGCACGACGAGCCCGTGCTCTCGCTCCCCCTCGTCCGCCGCACGCGCGACCCGTTCGATGGCCGGTGGGCGCTCCCCGGCGGTTGGCTCGACGCCACCGAAGAGCTCGACGTCGCGGCATCCCGCACTCTCGCCGAGACCACCGGACTCACGCCCAGCTACCTCGAGCAGCTGTACGCGTTCGGCGCCGTCGACCGCTCCCCCACGCGCGTCGTGTCGATCGTGTACTGGGCGCTGCTGCGCTCCGACGAGGTCGACGCGCAGGTCGCCGCGCACGCCCGCGGGGGCGACGCCCCCGAGAACGTCGAGTGGTTCGACGCCACCGACCTGCCGGCGCTCGCCTTCGACCACAACGACATCGTCGAATACACGCTGTGGCGCCTGCGCAACAAGGTCGGCTACAGCCGGATCGCCCACGGCCTGCTGCCCGACGAGTTCACCCTCGCGGACCTCCGCGAGGTGAACGAGACGATCCTCGGCAAGCGCCTCGACCCGGCCAACTTCCGCCGTCAGGTCGACACGTCCGACACGCTCATCCCGACCGACCGCTTCCGCACCGGAAGCCACCGCCCCGCTCGCCTCTACCGCTACAACCGCGATGTGGAGCTCGCCGACCGCGGCCCGCTCCCCACCCGTCACTGATCGGAACGCCCATGGCCGCCACCTTCCTCACCCTGCAGCCCCGCCCCGCGATCGACCCGAGCGTCGATCACGCGATCCAGGCGATCGTCTCGGGCGCGTCGACCGACGCGACCTGCACCGCCGATCTCGCCGTCGGCCCTTGGGACTTCGACACGCGTCCCGGGTACGGGCCGGGGTCGTCGATGGGCGACGTCATCCCCACAGGCGCACCCCGCCAGGGCGAGCTGCCGCAGGAGTACCGCGACGCGTCCGACGACGCCCTCGACGCGCGCATCCGTGCCGCGAAAGAGACGCTCGGCGACCGGGTCGTCGTGCTCGGGCACTTCTACCAGCGGGAAGAGGTCGTGCGTCACGCCGACTACGTGGGCGACTCGTTCCAGCTCGCGAACGCCGCCCTCGAGCACCCCGAGGCCGAGGCGATCGTCTTCTGTGGCGTCCACTTCATGGCCGAGACCGCCGACCTGCTGTCGCAGCCCGAGCAGGCCGTGATCCTGCCGAACCTCGCCGCCGGATGCTCGATGGCCGACATGGCCGACATCGACCAGGTGGAGGAGTGCTGGGAGCAGCTCGAAGACGTGCTGGGCGACCTGGAGACCCCGGATGCCGACGGCCTCGTGCCCGTCATCCCGGTGACGTACATGAACTCCAGCGCCGCCATCAAGGGCTTCGTCGGTCGCCACGGGGGCATCGTCTGCACCTCCTCAAACGCCCGCACGGTGCTGGAGTGGGCGTTCGCACGGGGACGCCGCGTGCTGTTCTTCCCCGACCAGCACCTCGGCCGCAACACCGCCAAGGCGATGGGCGTGCCGCTCGAGCAGATGCCGATGTGGAACCCCCGCAAGCCGCTGGGTGGCAGCGACGCGCAGACGCTGCAGGACAGCCGCGTCATCCTGTGGCACGGCTTCTGCTCCGTGCACCGCCGGTTCACGGTCGACCAGATCGACAGGGCCCGCGCCGAGCACCCCGGCGTCCGCGTGATCGTGCACCCCGAGTGCCCGATGGACGTGGTGGATGCCGCCGACGAGGCCGGGTCCACCGACCTCATCCGCAAGGCCATCGCCGCCGCCACCGAGCCGACCACCTTCGCCATCGGCACCGAGATCAACCTCGTGCAGCGTCTGGCCGCCCAGTATCCGCAGCACGAGATCTTCTGCCTCGACCCGGTGGTGTGCCCGTGCTCGACGATGTACCGCATCCACCCCGGCTACCTCGCCTGGGTGCTGGAGTCGCTCGTCGCGGGTGACGTCGTCAACCGCATCACCGTGCCGGCCGACGTCGCCGATCCCGCGCGCGTCGCTCTGGAGCGCATGCTCGCGGCCAAGCCGAACGGCGCCGTGAAGTGACCACGGTCGTCGTGGTGGGCAGCGGCATCGCCGGTCTCACGGCGGCACTGCACGCGGCGGAGAACGGATGCCACGTCACCGTCGTCACCAAGGGCGCCCTGGCCGACACCAATACGCGGTGGGCGCAGGGCGGTATCGCCGCGGTCACCCACCCCGCTGACACGACGGCGTCGCACGCCGCCGACACATTCACGGCCGGGGCGGGGCTGAACGACCCCGCGGCGGTGGACGTGCTCGTGGGCGAGGGCCCGGCCCGTATCGCGGAGCTCGTCACGCGCGGTGTCGACTTCGACCGCGCGCCCGACGGCGACTTCGCCCGGGGACTCGAGGCCGCGCACGCCGTTCCCCGGGTGCTGCACGCGGGAGGCGACGCCACAGGTGCGGAGATCCAAGCCGCGCTCGGTGCGGCGGTCCGCGCGGCGGGCATCCCCGTGCGAGAGCACGCCCTGCTCGCCGACGTGATCGTGCGCGACGGCCGGGCGGCCGGCATCCGCCTCGCCGACGGCGAGCGCCTCGACGCCGACGCGGTGATCCTCGCGACCGGTGGTGCCGGCCAGCTCTACGCGCACACGACGAACCCCGCCGGGGCGACCGGCGACGGCATCGCCGCCGCGATCCGCGCCGGAGCGGAGGTCGCCGATCTCGAATTCGTGCAGTTCCACCCCACGGCCCTCGCCGTCGGAGCACCCTTCCTCGTCTCCGAGGCCGTGCGCGGTGAGGGCGCGATCCTCATCGACGACGCCGGTCGTCGCTTCGCGTTCGATGCGCATCCCGATGGCGAGCTGGCTCCCCGAGACGTCGTGGCGCGCGCCAACGCCCGTGCGATGGCCGCCCAGGGCGGGCGCCCCGTGCGCCTCGATGCCACGGCGCTGGGCTCCGAGCGGCTCGCCCGGCGCTTCCCGACGATCGACGCCGCCGTGCGCGAGCGCGGTCTCGACTGGGCGAGCGAGCCGATCCCCGTGACTCCCGCGGCGCACTACCTGATGGGCGGCGTCGTCACCGACCTCGACGGACGCACCACGGTGCCGGGCCTGTACGCGGTCGGAGAGACCGCCCGGACAGGCGTGCACGGCGCGAACCGACTGGCATCCAATTCGCTCCTCGAGGGGGCCGTCTTCGGCGCCCGCGCGGGCGAGGCGGTCTCGCGCGGTGGTGGCTGGCCCGTCGGAGCGGCTGAGACCGCGGTGCCCGGATCGGTTGCCGCCGTCGACGCCCCGCCGTTCTCCCGCGCGGCGCTGCAGCAGCTCATGTGGGCCGAGGCGGGGCTCGTCCGCAACGCCGCAGGTCTCGACCACGCGGCCGGCGTGCTGGCCGCGTGGAGCGCCGGAACCACACCCCGCTCGATCGAGGACGCGAATCTGCTGCTCGTCGCCGCCCAGGTCGTCGCCGCCGCCCGGGCGCGGGCGGGCTCGGTGGGGGCGCACCATCGATCGGATGCCCCGGATACCGGGACCCCGGTGTCGCCCGCCCCTGCTCTCACCGCCGCGGGCGCTCGAACCGCCGCGGGCGCTCGAACCGACGCGGGCACTCGAACCGCCGCGGGCACTCGAACCGACGCGGGCACTCGAACCGACGCGGGCGCGGACTCCCGCGACGGGCGCCGCGCCACCGTGCCGGCCGCCGACGACGCGAGCCCCGTCCAACCGGCATCCCGCCCCCGTCCTGAGGAGGTCCTCGCATGCTGACCCGAACCGCCATCCACCGTGTCGTCTCGGCCGCCCTGGAGGAGGATGCGCCGTGGGGTGACCTGACGAGCGAGACGCTGATCCCCGCGGGGGCCACGGCCCGTGCGGAACTCGTCGCCCGCGTCGAGGGTGTGTTCAGCGGAGCGGCGGTGTTCGCCGCGGCCTTCACGCTCACCGACCCGACGATCACGGTCGAACAGCGGGTCGCCGACGGACACCGCTTCGCACCGGGTGACACGCTCGCCGTCGTCACCGGACCCGCGCGCGCGGTCCTGACGGCCGAGCGGATCGGGCTGAACTTCGTGCAGCGGATGTCGGGGATCGCGACCCTCACCAGCCGGTACGTGGCGGAGGTCGCGCACACGGGCGCGCGCATCGCGGACACCCGCAAGACCACGCCCGGCCTGCGCGCGATCGAACGCCAGGCCGTGCGCGACGGCGGCGGTCACAACCATCGCTTCTCGCTCTCAGATGCCGTCATGGCCAAGGACAACCACCTCGCCGTTCTGACCGCGAGCGGCCTGACGGTCACGCAGGCGCTCGAGAGCGCGATCGCGCGCCTGCCGCACACGACCCACGTCGAGGTCGAGGTCGACCGCCTCGACCAGATCGACGCGGTGCTCGCCGCGGGCGTCGGCACGATCATGCTCGACAACTTCTCGCTCGACGACCTGCGCACCGGCGTGGCCCGCATCGCCGGAGCCGCCCAGATCGAAGCCTCCGGAGGGGTCACCCTCGAGACGGTGCGCGCGATCGCCGAGACGGGCGTCGACGTCATCTCCGTCGGCGCGCTCACCCACTCGGCGCCCGCGCTCGATCTGGGCCTGGACATCCAGATCGAGACCGCGTGAGCCTCTACCTCGACAACGCCGCCACGACGCCGGTGCGCCCCGAGGTGCTCGAGGCGATGGCGCCGTATCTCACGCGGTTCTTCGGCAATCCGTCGAGTCACCACGAGGTGGGCGAGGTCGCGGCATCCGCTCTCGACGACGCACGCGCGCGCGTGGCGGCGGTGCTCGGAATGCGCGCGAGCGACGTCATCTTCACCTCCGGCGGTACCGAGTCGAACAACGCGGCGATCAAAGGACTCGTGCTCGGCTCCGGGCGACGGCACCTGATCACGACGGCGATCGAGCACGAGTCCGTTCTCGCCTCGGCCGACTATCTCGCGCGACTGCACGGCGTGGCGGTGACGCACGCGCCCGTCGACGGCACCGGCACGCTGACGCCCGCGGCGCTGGGCAGCGCGCTCCGCGACGACACGGCGCTCGTCAGCATCGGATACGCCAACAACGAGATCGGCACGGTCCAGGATGCC
The DNA window shown above is from Microbacterium proteolyticum and carries:
- a CDS encoding MarP family serine protease, with product MPVIDIVLIALLAVALIVGLTRGFLATIGFFAGLALGAIAAYWATPFVGQWVTSPMWRGPAMIATGIVLLLIGSGLGSAVGGFFRRGADRIKLRVPERLLGGVVNLAAAALVISFAAGSLVPVGVPGVSAALGSSAVVRTIDDLTPAPVRSALADLRGSVFAEGIPRLGQLIQIGPVPSTPQIALDDPALAQAAQSVARISGTAYACGVTSSGSGFVVAADRVVTNAHVVAGVDTPVVELPGRPAREGRVVYFDPIDDVAVIAVDQLDAAPLPLASTLSVGSSAVVQGYPGGGPFTSGSAQVLSEGTVPVPDIYDSSSSPRDIYALAAIVRPGNSGGPLLTTSGEIAGLVFARSDTDDNVGYAMTPVELEPVLAQIDALSAPVASGSCTRG
- a CDS encoding NUDIX hydrolase; this translates as MTRTPQPESRDADVRVAVSTVIFSVRRDAHDEPVLSLPLVRRTRDPFDGRWALPGGWLDATEELDVAASRTLAETTGLTPSYLEQLYAFGAVDRSPTRVVSIVYWALLRSDEVDAQVAAHARGGDAPENVEWFDATDLPALAFDHNDIVEYTLWRLRNKVGYSRIAHGLLPDEFTLADLREVNETILGKRLDPANFRRQVDTSDTLIPTDRFRTGSHRPARLYRYNRDVELADRGPLPTRH
- the nadA gene encoding quinolinate synthase NadA; the protein is MAATFLTLQPRPAIDPSVDHAIQAIVSGASTDATCTADLAVGPWDFDTRPGYGPGSSMGDVIPTGAPRQGELPQEYRDASDDALDARIRAAKETLGDRVVVLGHFYQREEVVRHADYVGDSFQLANAALEHPEAEAIVFCGVHFMAETADLLSQPEQAVILPNLAAGCSMADMADIDQVEECWEQLEDVLGDLETPDADGLVPVIPVTYMNSSAAIKGFVGRHGGIVCTSSNARTVLEWAFARGRRVLFFPDQHLGRNTAKAMGVPLEQMPMWNPRKPLGGSDAQTLQDSRVILWHGFCSVHRRFTVDQIDRARAEHPGVRVIVHPECPMDVVDAADEAGSTDLIRKAIAAATEPTTFAIGTEINLVQRLAAQYPQHEIFCLDPVVCPCSTMYRIHPGYLAWVLESLVAGDVVNRITVPADVADPARVALERMLAAKPNGAVK
- the nadB gene encoding L-aspartate oxidase, with translation MTTVVVVGSGIAGLTAALHAAENGCHVTVVTKGALADTNTRWAQGGIAAVTHPADTTASHAADTFTAGAGLNDPAAVDVLVGEGPARIAELVTRGVDFDRAPDGDFARGLEAAHAVPRVLHAGGDATGAEIQAALGAAVRAAGIPVREHALLADVIVRDGRAAGIRLADGERLDADAVILATGGAGQLYAHTTNPAGATGDGIAAAIRAGAEVADLEFVQFHPTALAVGAPFLVSEAVRGEGAILIDDAGRRFAFDAHPDGELAPRDVVARANARAMAAQGGRPVRLDATALGSERLARRFPTIDAAVRERGLDWASEPIPVTPAAHYLMGGVVTDLDGRTTVPGLYAVGETARTGVHGANRLASNSLLEGAVFGARAGEAVSRGGGWPVGAAETAVPGSVAAVDAPPFSRAALQQLMWAEAGLVRNAAGLDHAAGVLAAWSAGTTPRSIEDANLLLVAAQVVAAARARAGSVGAHHRSDAPDTGTPVSPAPALTAAGARTAAGARTDAGTRTAAGTRTDAGTRTDAGADSRDGRRATVPAADDASPVQPASRPRPEEVLAC
- the nadC gene encoding carboxylating nicotinate-nucleotide diphosphorylase; this encodes MLTRTAIHRVVSAALEEDAPWGDLTSETLIPAGATARAELVARVEGVFSGAAVFAAAFTLTDPTITVEQRVADGHRFAPGDTLAVVTGPARAVLTAERIGLNFVQRMSGIATLTSRYVAEVAHTGARIADTRKTTPGLRAIERQAVRDGGGHNHRFSLSDAVMAKDNHLAVLTASGLTVTQALESAIARLPHTTHVEVEVDRLDQIDAVLAAGVGTIMLDNFSLDDLRTGVARIAGAAQIEASGGVTLETVRAIAETGVDVISVGALTHSAPALDLGLDIQIETA